The Salvia miltiorrhiza cultivar Shanhuang (shh) chromosome 1, IMPLAD_Smil_shh, whole genome shotgun sequence genome has a window encoding:
- the LOC131005011 gene encoding VAN3-binding protein isoform X6, giving the protein MVLAKMDSDFNPTLSQAHPETMDFLSHAWCDFAVQALQPPTHEQSLVLHDSSIKIFESDAKPPSVTNNSAKLDDGDKFLPPWKSNDVKSWIWMQQAMHPEVNYNSYFKRKWMSWKLAPFKHVSIKKWLNEMKQRRKEEQRLQKAEVHAAISVAGVAAALAALAAENSKHGEREESRAVASAAALVAAQCAKVAEAMGAKREQLSSVIGSAISGTTASEIVTLTAAAATSIRGADTLKARSSCNNRLNRSSPVLPLEDGNEADFNFEKCREILAKGADLNIEMADGRYLLRSVAVILNNEGKVVLKMKNLNMLSAFARQKESTVLDWHVELYKESEGGDTETGYLVVLSTNKGMVKLDMMSDYERYRIWSMTINHMLMLSTTFTKYELQFYKN; this is encoded by the exons ATGGTCTTAGCAAAGATGGATTCAGACTTCAATCCAACACTCTCTCAAGCTCATCCGGAGACGATGGATTTCCTCTCCCACGCTTGGTGCGACTTTGCAGTTCAAGCTCTGCAGCCTCCGACACATGAGCAATCACTCGTTCTTCACGACAGCTCTATAAAGATATTTGAGAGCGACGCCAAGCCTCCTTCCGTA ACCAACAACAGTGCGAAGTTAGACGATGGGGATAAGTTCTTGCCTCCTTGGAAATCCAATGATGTTAAG TCATGGATATGGATGCAACAAGCTATGCACCCAGAAGTGAATTATAACAGCTACTTCAAAAGGAAATGG ATGTCATGGAAGCTCGCGCCATTTAAACATGTCTCGATCAAGAAATGGCTGAACGAGATGAAGCAGAGGCGAAAAGAGGAGCAGAGATTACAGAAGGCGGAGGTCCATGCAGCGATATCAGTAGCAGGCGTTGCAGCTGCACTCGCTGCATTAGCAGCAGAGAACTCAAAACACGGTGAGAGAGAGGAGTCTCGTGCTGTTGCTTCTGCAGCGGCCTTAGTGGCTGCACAGTGCGCAAAGGTGGCTGAGGCGATGGGAGCCAAGAGGGAGCAGCTGAGCAGTGTGATAGGCTCAGCAATCAGCGGCACAACTGCCAGCGAGATAGTCACGCTAACGGCTGCTGCTGCAACGT CAATAAGAGGAGCTGACACTCTCAAAGCCAGATCATCATGCAACAACAGATTAAACAGGAGCTCACCGGTGCTACCACTCGAGGATGGTAATGAAGCCGATTTCAACTTTGAGAAATGCAGAGAAATTCTGGCCAAAGGTGCAGACCTCAATATTGAGATGGCAGATG GACGGTATTTGCTGAGATCAGTGGCAGTGATCTTAAATAATGAAGGAAAG GTTGTTCTCAAGATGAAGAACCTCAACATGCTAAGCGCTTTTGCAAGACAAAAAGAAA GTACTGTCCTAGACTGGCATGTAGAGCTAtataaagaatcagaaggtggggATACTGAAACTGGCTACCTCGTAGTGTTATCGACGAACAAGGGGATGGTGAAGCTGGACATGATGAGTGATTATGAGCGCTACAGAATATGGTCTATGACTATAAATCACATGCTAATGCTCTCAACTACATTTACCAAGTATGAGCTGCAATTCTACAAGAATTGA
- the LOC131005011 gene encoding VAN3-binding protein isoform X2: protein MVLAKMDSDFNPTLSQAHPETMDFLSHAWCDFAVQALQPPTHEQSLVLHDSSIKIFESDAKPPSVKTNNSAKLDDGDKFLPPWKSNDVKSWIWMQQAMHPEVNYNSYFKRKWMSWKLAPFKHVSIKKWLNEMKQRRKEEQRLQKAEVHAAISVAGVAAALAALAAENSKHGEREESRAVASAAALVAAQCAKVAEAMGAKREQLSSVIGSAISGTTASEIVTLTAAAATSIRGADTLKARSSCNNRLNRSSPVLPLEDGNEADFNFEKCREILAKGADLNIEMADGRYLLRSVAVILNNEGKVVLKMKNLNMLSAFARQKESTVLDWHVELYKESEGGDTETGYLVVLSTNKGMVKLDMMSDYERYRIWSMTINHMLMLSTTFTKYELQFYKN, encoded by the exons ATGGTCTTAGCAAAGATGGATTCAGACTTCAATCCAACACTCTCTCAAGCTCATCCGGAGACGATGGATTTCCTCTCCCACGCTTGGTGCGACTTTGCAGTTCAAGCTCTGCAGCCTCCGACACATGAGCAATCACTCGTTCTTCACGACAGCTCTATAAAGATATTTGAGAGCGACGCCAAGCCTCCTTCCGTA AAGACCAACAACAGTGCGAAGTTAGACGATGGGGATAAGTTCTTGCCTCCTTGGAAATCCAATGATGTTAAG TCATGGATATGGATGCAACAAGCTATGCACCCAGAAGTGAATTATAACAGCTACTTCAAAAGGAAATGG ATGTCATGGAAGCTCGCGCCATTTAAACATGTCTCGATCAAGAAATGGCTGAACGAGATGAAGCAGAGGCGAAAAGAGGAGCAGAGATTACAGAAGGCGGAGGTCCATGCAGCGATATCAGTAGCAGGCGTTGCAGCTGCACTCGCTGCATTAGCAGCAGAGAACTCAAAACACGGTGAGAGAGAGGAGTCTCGTGCTGTTGCTTCTGCAGCGGCCTTAGTGGCTGCACAGTGCGCAAAGGTGGCTGAGGCGATGGGAGCCAAGAGGGAGCAGCTGAGCAGTGTGATAGGCTCAGCAATCAGCGGCACAACTGCCAGCGAGATAGTCACGCTAACGGCTGCTGCTGCAACGT CAATAAGAGGAGCTGACACTCTCAAAGCCAGATCATCATGCAACAACAGATTAAACAGGAGCTCACCGGTGCTACCACTCGAGGATGGTAATGAAGCCGATTTCAACTTTGAGAAATGCAGAGAAATTCTGGCCAAAGGTGCAGACCTCAATATTGAGATGGCAGATG GACGGTATTTGCTGAGATCAGTGGCAGTGATCTTAAATAATGAAGGAAAG GTTGTTCTCAAGATGAAGAACCTCAACATGCTAAGCGCTTTTGCAAGACAAAAAGAAA GTACTGTCCTAGACTGGCATGTAGAGCTAtataaagaatcagaaggtggggATACTGAAACTGGCTACCTCGTAGTGTTATCGACGAACAAGGGGATGGTGAAGCTGGACATGATGAGTGATTATGAGCGCTACAGAATATGGTCTATGACTATAAATCACATGCTAATGCTCTCAACTACATTTACCAAGTATGAGCTGCAATTCTACAAGAATTGA
- the LOC131005011 gene encoding VAN3-binding protein isoform X3 → MVLAKMDSDFNPTLSQAHPETMDFLSHAWCDFAVQALQPPTHEQSLVLHDSSIKIFESDAKPPSVTNNSAKLDDGDKFLPPWKSNDVKSWIWMQQAMHPEVNYNSYFKRKWMSWKLAPFKHVSIKKWLNEMKQRRKEEQRLQKAEVHAAISVAGVAAALAALAAENSKHGEREESRAVASAAALVAAQCAKVAEAMGAKREQLSSVIGSAISGTTASEIVTLTAAAATSAIRGADTLKARSSCNNRLNRSSPVLPLEDGNEADFNFEKCREILAKGADLNIEMADGRYLLRSVAVILNNEGKVVLKMKNLNMLSAFARQKESTVLDWHVELYKESEGGDTETGYLVVLSTNKGMVKLDMMSDYERYRIWSMTINHMLMLSTTFTKYELQFYKN, encoded by the exons ATGGTCTTAGCAAAGATGGATTCAGACTTCAATCCAACACTCTCTCAAGCTCATCCGGAGACGATGGATTTCCTCTCCCACGCTTGGTGCGACTTTGCAGTTCAAGCTCTGCAGCCTCCGACACATGAGCAATCACTCGTTCTTCACGACAGCTCTATAAAGATATTTGAGAGCGACGCCAAGCCTCCTTCCGTA ACCAACAACAGTGCGAAGTTAGACGATGGGGATAAGTTCTTGCCTCCTTGGAAATCCAATGATGTTAAG TCATGGATATGGATGCAACAAGCTATGCACCCAGAAGTGAATTATAACAGCTACTTCAAAAGGAAATGG ATGTCATGGAAGCTCGCGCCATTTAAACATGTCTCGATCAAGAAATGGCTGAACGAGATGAAGCAGAGGCGAAAAGAGGAGCAGAGATTACAGAAGGCGGAGGTCCATGCAGCGATATCAGTAGCAGGCGTTGCAGCTGCACTCGCTGCATTAGCAGCAGAGAACTCAAAACACGGTGAGAGAGAGGAGTCTCGTGCTGTTGCTTCTGCAGCGGCCTTAGTGGCTGCACAGTGCGCAAAGGTGGCTGAGGCGATGGGAGCCAAGAGGGAGCAGCTGAGCAGTGTGATAGGCTCAGCAATCAGCGGCACAACTGCCAGCGAGATAGTCACGCTAACGGCTGCTGCTGCAACGT CAGCAATAAGAGGAGCTGACACTCTCAAAGCCAGATCATCATGCAACAACAGATTAAACAGGAGCTCACCGGTGCTACCACTCGAGGATGGTAATGAAGCCGATTTCAACTTTGAGAAATGCAGAGAAATTCTGGCCAAAGGTGCAGACCTCAATATTGAGATGGCAGATG GACGGTATTTGCTGAGATCAGTGGCAGTGATCTTAAATAATGAAGGAAAG GTTGTTCTCAAGATGAAGAACCTCAACATGCTAAGCGCTTTTGCAAGACAAAAAGAAA GTACTGTCCTAGACTGGCATGTAGAGCTAtataaagaatcagaaggtggggATACTGAAACTGGCTACCTCGTAGTGTTATCGACGAACAAGGGGATGGTGAAGCTGGACATGATGAGTGATTATGAGCGCTACAGAATATGGTCTATGACTATAAATCACATGCTAATGCTCTCAACTACATTTACCAAGTATGAGCTGCAATTCTACAAGAATTGA
- the LOC131005014 gene encoding transcription factor IBH1-like 1, translating into MKARRRSSSSLKREFVKKWIKGLQICRNRKKDWTILERKNAIKLSADVAMAATRKAGTQWRRALLCDVVSQNPTNKAVVEKLLGRKLQNSRVRSCSRRIVRQSRICSGKAGTRVVPKSSSIARRLVKNRSRTLRKLVPGGEEMDGVSLLQETLDYIVSLRLQVDVMRRLAAMASN; encoded by the exons ATGAAAGCAAG GCGCAGATCATCATCGTCACTGAAACGCGAATTTGTGAAGAAATGGATAAAGGGGCTTCAGATATGCAGAAATAGGAAGAAAGATTGGACGATTTTGGAGAGGAAAAACGCCATAAAATTATCAGCAGATGTAGCCATGGCTGCAACCAGGAAGGCGGGGACCCAGTGGCGGCGGGCTCTGCTGTGCGACGTCGTTTCACAAAACCCAACCAACAAAGCAGTCGTCGAAAAACTTTTAGGTCGGAAATTACAAAACAGTAGAGTGAGGTCATGCAGTCGGAGAATTGTAAGACAAAGCCGCATTTGTAGTGGGAAAGCAGGAACAAGAGTTGTACCAAAGTCGAGCTCGATTGCGCGCAGATTGGTGAAGAACAGAAGCCGGACGCTTCGAAAGCTTGTACCTGGAGGAGAAGAAATGGATGGGGTTTCGCTGCTTCAAGAAACCCTAGATTATATCGTCTCGCTTCGACTTCAGGTCGATGTAATGCGACGTCTTGCTGCCATGGCATCAAACTAG
- the LOC131005013 gene encoding GCN5-related N-acetyltransferase 7, chloroplastic isoform X1 yields MDLFFMNSFKLTILIIPEPELSGWRRREMLIFYIPTPPPHASFAAPFNHVHGGAASLPRRPSLGLYCQLSDHQTAHQLATPPVTINRSLLSVSATCSEAELLAATRLRVRTFYDFNEQTFGIEDHKRYLVEREFEALSERVAGKRKGFRKVSCINATLPMSWLMRVSKDLCAACKFSQNGEDRVVVGTLDLNQCVGLPDELVGMKPQGIGSDFARAYISNVCVAEELHRNGLGYELIAESKRVAQDWGISDLYVHVAVNNEAAKNLYLKSGFTVESDEPAWQARFLDRPRRLLLWTGLPITYQL; encoded by the exons atggacttatttttcatgaattcattcaaattGACGATATTGATTATACCGGAACCGGAATTGAGTGGGTGGCGGAGAAGAGAGATGTTGATCTTCTATATTCCTACCCCTCCTCCACACGCTTCCTTCGCCGCCCCTTTCAACCACGTCCACGGTggcgccgcctctctccccCGCCGCCCGTCGCTCGGTCTTTACTGCCAGCTGTCCGACCACCAAACAGCACATCAATTGGCAACTCCACCAGTTACGATCAATAGATCGTTGCTGTCTGTGTCGGCGACGTGCTCGGAGGCCGAGCTCTTGGCCGCCACGCGCCTCCGAGTCCGAACCTTCTACGACTTCAACGAACAGACTTTCGGCATCGAA GATCATAAAAGGTACTTGGTTGAACGTGAGTTCGAAGCACTAAGTGAACGTGTAGCCGGAAAGAGAAAGGGATTTAGGAAAGTTTCTTGCATCAATGCTACATTGCCGATGTCATGGCTGATGCGTGTCTCCAAAGACTTGTGTGCTGCTTGTAAA TTTTCACAAAATGGAGAAGACAGAGTTGTTGTTGGGACACTCGATCTAAATCAATGTGTTGGCCTTCCTGATGAATTAGTAGGAATGAAGCCTCAG GGGATTGGATCTGATTTTGCGAGGGCTTATATTAGCAATGTATGTGTGGCTGAAGAGCTGCATCGGAATGGTTTGGGATATGAACTAATTGCAGAGTCTAAGAGGGTTGCTCAAGACTGGG GAATAAGTGACTTATACGTTCATGTGGCTGTGAATAATGAGGCAGCTAAAAATCTCTACTTGAAAAGTGGGTTCACCGTAGAGAGCGACGAACCAGCTTGGCAAGCCAGGTTCTTGGATCGCCCCCGAAGGCTTCTTTTGTGGACAGGTCTTCCTATTACATACCAATTGTAA
- the LOC131005011 gene encoding VAN3-binding protein isoform X1 produces MVLAKMDSDFNPTLSQAHPETMDFLSHAWCDFAVQALQPPTHEQSLVLHDSSIKIFESDAKPPSVKTNNSAKLDDGDKFLPPWKSNDVKSWIWMQQAMHPEVNYNSYFKRKWMSWKLAPFKHVSIKKWLNEMKQRRKEEQRLQKAEVHAAISVAGVAAALAALAAENSKHGEREESRAVASAAALVAAQCAKVAEAMGAKREQLSSVIGSAISGTTASEIVTLTAAAATSAIRGADTLKARSSCNNRLNRSSPVLPLEDGNEADFNFEKCREILAKGADLNIEMADGRYLLRSVAVILNNEGKVVLKMKNLNMLSAFARQKESTVLDWHVELYKESEGGDTETGYLVVLSTNKGMVKLDMMSDYERYRIWSMTINHMLMLSTTFTKYELQFYKN; encoded by the exons ATGGTCTTAGCAAAGATGGATTCAGACTTCAATCCAACACTCTCTCAAGCTCATCCGGAGACGATGGATTTCCTCTCCCACGCTTGGTGCGACTTTGCAGTTCAAGCTCTGCAGCCTCCGACACATGAGCAATCACTCGTTCTTCACGACAGCTCTATAAAGATATTTGAGAGCGACGCCAAGCCTCCTTCCGTA AAGACCAACAACAGTGCGAAGTTAGACGATGGGGATAAGTTCTTGCCTCCTTGGAAATCCAATGATGTTAAG TCATGGATATGGATGCAACAAGCTATGCACCCAGAAGTGAATTATAACAGCTACTTCAAAAGGAAATGG ATGTCATGGAAGCTCGCGCCATTTAAACATGTCTCGATCAAGAAATGGCTGAACGAGATGAAGCAGAGGCGAAAAGAGGAGCAGAGATTACAGAAGGCGGAGGTCCATGCAGCGATATCAGTAGCAGGCGTTGCAGCTGCACTCGCTGCATTAGCAGCAGAGAACTCAAAACACGGTGAGAGAGAGGAGTCTCGTGCTGTTGCTTCTGCAGCGGCCTTAGTGGCTGCACAGTGCGCAAAGGTGGCTGAGGCGATGGGAGCCAAGAGGGAGCAGCTGAGCAGTGTGATAGGCTCAGCAATCAGCGGCACAACTGCCAGCGAGATAGTCACGCTAACGGCTGCTGCTGCAACGT CAGCAATAAGAGGAGCTGACACTCTCAAAGCCAGATCATCATGCAACAACAGATTAAACAGGAGCTCACCGGTGCTACCACTCGAGGATGGTAATGAAGCCGATTTCAACTTTGAGAAATGCAGAGAAATTCTGGCCAAAGGTGCAGACCTCAATATTGAGATGGCAGATG GACGGTATTTGCTGAGATCAGTGGCAGTGATCTTAAATAATGAAGGAAAG GTTGTTCTCAAGATGAAGAACCTCAACATGCTAAGCGCTTTTGCAAGACAAAAAGAAA GTACTGTCCTAGACTGGCATGTAGAGCTAtataaagaatcagaaggtggggATACTGAAACTGGCTACCTCGTAGTGTTATCGACGAACAAGGGGATGGTGAAGCTGGACATGATGAGTGATTATGAGCGCTACAGAATATGGTCTATGACTATAAATCACATGCTAATGCTCTCAACTACATTTACCAAGTATGAGCTGCAATTCTACAAGAATTGA
- the LOC131005013 gene encoding GCN5-related N-acetyltransferase 7, chloroplastic isoform X2 encodes MDLFFMNSFKLTILIIPEPELSGWRRREMLIFYIPTPPPHASFAAPFNHVHGGAASLPRRPSLGLYCQLSDHQTAHQLATPPVTINRSLLSVSATCSEAELLAATRLRVRTFYDFNEQTFGIEFSQNGEDRVVVGTLDLNQCVGLPDELVGMKPQGIGSDFARAYISNVCVAEELHRNGLGYELIAESKRVAQDWGISDLYVHVAVNNEAAKNLYLKSGFTVESDEPAWQARFLDRPRRLLLWTGLPITYQL; translated from the exons atggacttatttttcatgaattcattcaaattGACGATATTGATTATACCGGAACCGGAATTGAGTGGGTGGCGGAGAAGAGAGATGTTGATCTTCTATATTCCTACCCCTCCTCCACACGCTTCCTTCGCCGCCCCTTTCAACCACGTCCACGGTggcgccgcctctctccccCGCCGCCCGTCGCTCGGTCTTTACTGCCAGCTGTCCGACCACCAAACAGCACATCAATTGGCAACTCCACCAGTTACGATCAATAGATCGTTGCTGTCTGTGTCGGCGACGTGCTCGGAGGCCGAGCTCTTGGCCGCCACGCGCCTCCGAGTCCGAACCTTCTACGACTTCAACGAACAGACTTTCGGCATCGAA TTTTCACAAAATGGAGAAGACAGAGTTGTTGTTGGGACACTCGATCTAAATCAATGTGTTGGCCTTCCTGATGAATTAGTAGGAATGAAGCCTCAG GGGATTGGATCTGATTTTGCGAGGGCTTATATTAGCAATGTATGTGTGGCTGAAGAGCTGCATCGGAATGGTTTGGGATATGAACTAATTGCAGAGTCTAAGAGGGTTGCTCAAGACTGGG GAATAAGTGACTTATACGTTCATGTGGCTGTGAATAATGAGGCAGCTAAAAATCTCTACTTGAAAAGTGGGTTCACCGTAGAGAGCGACGAACCAGCTTGGCAAGCCAGGTTCTTGGATCGCCCCCGAAGGCTTCTTTTGTGGACAGGTCTTCCTATTACATACCAATTGTAA
- the LOC131005011 gene encoding VAN3-binding protein isoform X5 yields MDSDFNPTLSQAHPETMDFLSHAWCDFAVQALQPPTHEQSLVLHDSSIKIFESDAKPPSVKTNNSAKLDDGDKFLPPWKSNDVKSWIWMQQAMHPEVNYNSYFKRKWMSWKLAPFKHVSIKKWLNEMKQRRKEEQRLQKAEVHAAISVAGVAAALAALAAENSKHGEREESRAVASAAALVAAQCAKVAEAMGAKREQLSSVIGSAISGTTASEIVTLTAAAATSIRGADTLKARSSCNNRLNRSSPVLPLEDGNEADFNFEKCREILAKGADLNIEMADGRYLLRSVAVILNNEGKVVLKMKNLNMLSAFARQKESTVLDWHVELYKESEGGDTETGYLVVLSTNKGMVKLDMMSDYERYRIWSMTINHMLMLSTTFTKYELQFYKN; encoded by the exons ATGGATTCAGACTTCAATCCAACACTCTCTCAAGCTCATCCGGAGACGATGGATTTCCTCTCCCACGCTTGGTGCGACTTTGCAGTTCAAGCTCTGCAGCCTCCGACACATGAGCAATCACTCGTTCTTCACGACAGCTCTATAAAGATATTTGAGAGCGACGCCAAGCCTCCTTCCGTA AAGACCAACAACAGTGCGAAGTTAGACGATGGGGATAAGTTCTTGCCTCCTTGGAAATCCAATGATGTTAAG TCATGGATATGGATGCAACAAGCTATGCACCCAGAAGTGAATTATAACAGCTACTTCAAAAGGAAATGG ATGTCATGGAAGCTCGCGCCATTTAAACATGTCTCGATCAAGAAATGGCTGAACGAGATGAAGCAGAGGCGAAAAGAGGAGCAGAGATTACAGAAGGCGGAGGTCCATGCAGCGATATCAGTAGCAGGCGTTGCAGCTGCACTCGCTGCATTAGCAGCAGAGAACTCAAAACACGGTGAGAGAGAGGAGTCTCGTGCTGTTGCTTCTGCAGCGGCCTTAGTGGCTGCACAGTGCGCAAAGGTGGCTGAGGCGATGGGAGCCAAGAGGGAGCAGCTGAGCAGTGTGATAGGCTCAGCAATCAGCGGCACAACTGCCAGCGAGATAGTCACGCTAACGGCTGCTGCTGCAACGT CAATAAGAGGAGCTGACACTCTCAAAGCCAGATCATCATGCAACAACAGATTAAACAGGAGCTCACCGGTGCTACCACTCGAGGATGGTAATGAAGCCGATTTCAACTTTGAGAAATGCAGAGAAATTCTGGCCAAAGGTGCAGACCTCAATATTGAGATGGCAGATG GACGGTATTTGCTGAGATCAGTGGCAGTGATCTTAAATAATGAAGGAAAG GTTGTTCTCAAGATGAAGAACCTCAACATGCTAAGCGCTTTTGCAAGACAAAAAGAAA GTACTGTCCTAGACTGGCATGTAGAGCTAtataaagaatcagaaggtggggATACTGAAACTGGCTACCTCGTAGTGTTATCGACGAACAAGGGGATGGTGAAGCTGGACATGATGAGTGATTATGAGCGCTACAGAATATGGTCTATGACTATAAATCACATGCTAATGCTCTCAACTACATTTACCAAGTATGAGCTGCAATTCTACAAGAATTGA
- the LOC131005011 gene encoding VAN3-binding protein isoform X4, producing the protein MDSDFNPTLSQAHPETMDFLSHAWCDFAVQALQPPTHEQSLVLHDSSIKIFESDAKPPSVKTNNSAKLDDGDKFLPPWKSNDVKSWIWMQQAMHPEVNYNSYFKRKWMSWKLAPFKHVSIKKWLNEMKQRRKEEQRLQKAEVHAAISVAGVAAALAALAAENSKHGEREESRAVASAAALVAAQCAKVAEAMGAKREQLSSVIGSAISGTTASEIVTLTAAAATSAIRGADTLKARSSCNNRLNRSSPVLPLEDGNEADFNFEKCREILAKGADLNIEMADGRYLLRSVAVILNNEGKVVLKMKNLNMLSAFARQKESTVLDWHVELYKESEGGDTETGYLVVLSTNKGMVKLDMMSDYERYRIWSMTINHMLMLSTTFTKYELQFYKN; encoded by the exons ATGGATTCAGACTTCAATCCAACACTCTCTCAAGCTCATCCGGAGACGATGGATTTCCTCTCCCACGCTTGGTGCGACTTTGCAGTTCAAGCTCTGCAGCCTCCGACACATGAGCAATCACTCGTTCTTCACGACAGCTCTATAAAGATATTTGAGAGCGACGCCAAGCCTCCTTCCGTA AAGACCAACAACAGTGCGAAGTTAGACGATGGGGATAAGTTCTTGCCTCCTTGGAAATCCAATGATGTTAAG TCATGGATATGGATGCAACAAGCTATGCACCCAGAAGTGAATTATAACAGCTACTTCAAAAGGAAATGG ATGTCATGGAAGCTCGCGCCATTTAAACATGTCTCGATCAAGAAATGGCTGAACGAGATGAAGCAGAGGCGAAAAGAGGAGCAGAGATTACAGAAGGCGGAGGTCCATGCAGCGATATCAGTAGCAGGCGTTGCAGCTGCACTCGCTGCATTAGCAGCAGAGAACTCAAAACACGGTGAGAGAGAGGAGTCTCGTGCTGTTGCTTCTGCAGCGGCCTTAGTGGCTGCACAGTGCGCAAAGGTGGCTGAGGCGATGGGAGCCAAGAGGGAGCAGCTGAGCAGTGTGATAGGCTCAGCAATCAGCGGCACAACTGCCAGCGAGATAGTCACGCTAACGGCTGCTGCTGCAACGT CAGCAATAAGAGGAGCTGACACTCTCAAAGCCAGATCATCATGCAACAACAGATTAAACAGGAGCTCACCGGTGCTACCACTCGAGGATGGTAATGAAGCCGATTTCAACTTTGAGAAATGCAGAGAAATTCTGGCCAAAGGTGCAGACCTCAATATTGAGATGGCAGATG GACGGTATTTGCTGAGATCAGTGGCAGTGATCTTAAATAATGAAGGAAAG GTTGTTCTCAAGATGAAGAACCTCAACATGCTAAGCGCTTTTGCAAGACAAAAAGAAA GTACTGTCCTAGACTGGCATGTAGAGCTAtataaagaatcagaaggtggggATACTGAAACTGGCTACCTCGTAGTGTTATCGACGAACAAGGGGATGGTGAAGCTGGACATGATGAGTGATTATGAGCGCTACAGAATATGGTCTATGACTATAAATCACATGCTAATGCTCTCAACTACATTTACCAAGTATGAGCTGCAATTCTACAAGAATTGA